From Oreochromis niloticus isolate F11D_XX linkage group LG14, O_niloticus_UMD_NMBU, whole genome shotgun sequence, one genomic window encodes:
- the LOC100706456 gene encoding nuclear mitotic apparatus protein 1 isoform X5, which produces MEMNLAVKSLLAWVNSLKLCDSELTIDDLQDGVIVLRLVYMLKKQPIPCLNDATEDRFRVIAEFLERDCRFNASKSSSLRWDHIRDGISLTAEISKVLLLLVYHDMMNDHCTLNMLDCDVERELAHLTSSFVMESEGCVYLSEELDAHLRGKHLTFSQEIFEQSAATSGTNMSSISSFLGDESPFFHRTSRIKFLDIETVASSSVSSSPLEDVMNTPKFQLRKMQRQMIKERDYRDSLERELASKIALIEQRESHINQLQYRLDKLKEEQGDQEHVTKEQINVLEIKNNDLQKRLNEMLKQNKDLKTNTSLMERKVDELADENGVLSSQVRAVCSQLAVFETEVGRLTESQVSAQEEWRNKTNHLQSELNQATAQKELLTEQIQILQGKISCLEDEISKASKDEVGENMGPIVEREMLETEIRGLKNELETTHFSLKKAELEIHAKTQQLEECHQEIKEINEQRRVLQEEIRVLKLQLEQVEQQKNEQTDRLQQHIAACEQEIKKLQEIKQAKEDLLRQTEEKVNDLETKLTAATSLLAVKEQQINSLKDEVDMLTDETNKNKDEIQAKEEELSKLLLEKSNVQETLSDTIQILTAQVEDLSSSLKQAEQEIHMKQDLLDKTTQENVQQRELLQQQIAEHMEALEKQKTVSQDEMKRLNADIHAKEEQLARLETEASTRSELLQQELDDLNNQIKSMTHSLEMAKDQVQAREALMAKQQEESTLHIEELRKHISVLEAEVNRLKQEIQTKEAEVDEIKFDKCKESEALQNEIQTLQGQVQCLNESLKSATEQAEVKENLLKQKEFEFSQEKNSLQNMMMTSEDEVKRLREQVEAKEEQLITLQKEGSINSDMLQQEIETLKNQVCDTREALTKAEEEFQKQLIVLEKQEQESVVQKELLQRQLSASEEEMKRMKSEVQAKEEQMVRLETEASTRSELLQQELDDLNNQIKSMTHSLEMAKDQAQTREALMAKQQEESTLHIEELRKHISVLEAEVNRLKQEIQTKEAEVDEMKNDNCKESEALKNEIQTLQGQVQCLNEALKSATEQAEVKENLLKQKEFEFSQEKDSLQNMMMTSEDEVKRLREQVGAKEEQLITLQKEGSIHSDMLQQEIETLKSNVNTMRESLTKAEEEFQKQLVVLEKQEQESVVQKELLQRQLSASEEEMKRMKNDVQAKEEQMVRLETEASTRSKLLQQELDDLNNQIKSMTHSLEMAKDQAQAREALMAKQQEESTLQIEELRKHISVLEAEVNRLKQEIQTKEVEVDEMKTDKCKESEALQDEIQTLQGQVQCLNESLKTATEQAEVKENLLKQKEFEFSQEKDSLQNMMMTSEDEVKRLREQVEAKEEQLITLQKEGSVHSDMLQQEIETLKSNVNTMRESLTKAEEEFQKQLVVLEKQEQESVVQKELLQRQLSASEEEMKRMKNEVQAKEEQMVRLETEASTCSKLLQQELDDLNNQIKSMTHSLEMAKDQAQAREALMAKQQEESTLQIEELRKHISVLEAEVNRLKQEIQTKEVEVDEMKTDKCKESEALQDEIQTLQGQVQCLNESLKSATEQAEVKENLLKQKEFEFSQEKDSLQNMMMTSEDEVKRLREQVEAKEEQLITLQKEGSVHSDMLQQEIETLKKQVCDTSEYLTKAEEKVKVLQAELSVVNALAADKDQSINTLREEVTAQANLVQKTKAEAEASEKMVGEIKRESSKQTYVLQNEIQNLKEEVERLLAKEQKLVETQQESAQQINLLQQQLASATAELTQNEATHAANIRLKETVQEMQVTTLKEKEALVQEKQVLLVRILQAEKDHEAIVFEKERLLQANLALERENVASRKLESVLQQELEILKMQNEKLLKEREKAEEIELIKRDLQEQLATKSEAAEHYKAQMEKAANHYNSKKQLLQQSQEEVDALKLSLEAKEREMHTMIMEKKVLQLDLDKAQANEKTLSHRVASLEAQLACADQNLRVQNKIHATGGSATGSCFFEVPYSNSGVCTRAQVKRAMSSDSLDQSSLEDSLNSTRKLSAPDESSTPLVRSSERLAAKRRGLKAESLETLYFTPINTRQVKRTGAEEIMDSTQKNPTSSVKRRRTTQTPGCGEADETFYSLASARSQPNLANANSARPVSMELFDTPARRTSCASDQLIGLPGYRRSTIHVQPTSTFCVGAENEPDGGPEDWLRIAELQARNKACLPHLKSSYPVESETGRSGPLVFTDEELRTGDPSDTIRRASMVPSQLRDSLISHRQSLMLGQVGAAAGTRSDRLSLMPGQLPSRTTSSYQLRSPKGTKQSSSTLSLHQTSPEKKMKASCFPRPLTPKNRSVSSGPSSSTLRAALSPADRRQSMMFTIENTPKSNNYLKKHLNKLRSSARKSPGNSLKKSPAQTSARKYQEKMPSGSSRAGVRQAGRTGNFKSPQVVMKGSRKSPQAASRSAKSPGLTASARKMMRRMKV; this is translated from the exons ATGGAGATGAACTTGGCTGTAAAGTCTTTACTTGCCTGG GTGAACAGTTTAAAACTCTGTGACTCAGAACTGACCATCGATGACTTGCAGGACGGAGTGATCGTACTTAGACTTGTTTATATGCT GAAAAAGCAGCCCATCCCCTGTCTAAATGATGCAACTGAGGATCGGTTCAGAGTCATTGCAGAGTTCCTAGAAA gGGACTGCAGATTTAATGCAAGCAAGAGCTCTTCTCTGCGTTGGGACCACATTAGAGATGGCATCAGCCTAACAGCTGAAATTTCAAAG GTGCTTTTGTTGCTTGTATACCATGATATGATGAATGACCACTGCACTCTGAACATGTTGGACTGCGATGTGGAG CGGGAGCTAGCACACCTAACTAGTTCCTTTGTGATGGAGAGTGAGGGTTGTGTTTATTTGAGCGAGGAACTTGACGCCCATCTGAGAGGAAAAC ATTTGACTTTCTCTCAAGAAATATTTGAGCAATCAGCAGCCACCTCTGGTACCAACATGTCAAGCATCTCTTCCTTCTTGGGTGATGAGTCTCCTTTCTTCCACCGAACCAGTAGAATAAAATTTCTGGACATAGAAACTGTGGCTTCTTCTTCAGTCAG CAGTTCTCCTCTGGAGGATGTAATGAACACACCGAAATTTCAGCTGAGGAAAATGCAGCGACAGATGATCAAGGAGCGAGACTACCGAGATAGTTTGGAGAGGGAGCTGGCCAGCAAGATTGCGCTCATTGAACAAAGAG AGTCTCACATTAACCAGTTGCAGTACCGCCTGGATAAACTAAAGGAAGAACAAGGTGATCAGGAGCATGTTACCAAAGAACAAATTAATGTGCTTGAGATCAAGAACAATGA ctTACAAAAGCGTCTTAATGAGATGCTGAAGCAAAATAAAGACCTCAAGACAAACACTTCACTCATGGAGCGCAAAGTGGATGAGCTTGCAGATGAAAACGGTGTGCTTTCTTCTCAG GTGAGAGCTGTGTGCTCACAGCTTGCCGTCTTTGAGACAGAAGTTGGTAGACTGACGGAAAGTCAAGTGTCTGCTCAGGAGGAGtggagaaacaaaacaaaccaccTACAGTCTGAGCTCAACCAAGCAACTGCTCAAAAG GAACTCCTTACAGAACAAATTCAAATCCTTCAAGGAAAGATTTCCTGTTTGGAGGATGAAATAAGCAAGGCCAGTAAGGACGAAGTAGGGGAAAATATGGGACCCATAGTAGAG AGAGAAATGTTGGAGACTGAAATCAGGGGTTTGAAGAATGAGCTAGAGACTACACATTTCTCCCTGAAAAAGGCTGAGCTGGAGATTCATGCTAAAACTCAGCAACTGGAGGAATGCCACCAAGAAATTAAGGAGATAAATGAGCAGAGGAGAGTTCTTCAGGAAGAGATCCGAGTCCTTAAGCTTCAGCTTGAGCAGGTTGAGCAACAAAAAAATGAGCAGACAGACAGGCTACAACAGCATATTGCTGCTTGTGagcaagaaataaaaaaactacaGGAAATTAAGCAAGCAAAGGAAGATCTTCTTCGTCAGACTGAAGAAAAGGTGAATGATCTTGAGACAAAGTTAACTGCTGCTACTTCTCTGTTGGCTGTTAAAGAGCAGCAAATTAACAGTCTCAAAGATGAAGTTGACATGCTTACAGATGAaactaacaaaaacaaagatgaaatTCAAGCCAAAGAAGAAGAGCTTTCCAAGTTACTTCTTGAAAAGTCTAATGTGCAAGAAACTCTCAGTGACACAATCCAGATCTTAACAGCTCAAGTGGAAGACCTTAGTTCATCTCTCAAACAGGCGGAGCAGGAAATTCACATGAAGCAAGACTTGCTGGATAAAACCACACAAGAGAATGTCCAACAAAGAGAGCTACTTCAACAACAAATTGCTGAACACATGGAAGCACTCGAGAAGCAGAAGACAGTGTCTCAAGATGAAATGAAGAGGCTAAATGCAGATATTCATGCTAAGGAAGAACAGTTGGCTCGGCTAGAGACTGAGGCCTCTACACGCTCTGAATTGCTGCAGCAAGAGCTTGATGATCTGAACAACCAAATCAAAAGCATGACCCATTCTCTTGAGATGGCCAAGGACCAGGTTCAAGCCAGAGAAGCTCTAATGGCCAAACAGCAAGAGGAAAGCACTTTGCACATTGAGGAGCTTAGGAAACACATTTCAGTTCTTGAGGCAGAAGTGAATCGACTGAAGCAGGAAATCCAGACTAAAGAGGCTGAAGTAGATGAGATCAAGTTTGACAAATGCAAGGAGTCAGAAGCTCTACAGAATGAGATCCAAACTCTTCAGGGTCAAGTACAGTGTTTGAATGAATCACTGAAGAGTGCAACAGAGCAGGCTGAGGTTAAAGAAAACCTGCTGAAACAAAAGGAATTTGAGTTTTCTCAGGAAAAGAACTCTCTACAAAACATGATGATGACCTCAGAAGATGAGGTAAAGCGGCTGAGGGAGCAGGTCGAGGCCAAAGAAGAACAACTGATCACACTTCAAAAGGAGGGTTCGATCAACTCTGACATGCTACAACAAGAGATCGAAACTCTGAAAAACCAAGTATGTGACACGAGAGAGGCTCTCACAAAAGCAGAGGAGGAGTTTCAAAAGCAGCTAATTGTGCTTGAAAAACAGGAGCAGGAGAGTGTCGTCCAGAAAGAGCTGTTGCAGCGACAACTGTCTGCCTCTGAGGAAGAGATGAAGCGAATGAAAAGTGAGGTCCAGGCAAAAGAGGAACAGATGGTTCGGCTAGAGACTGAGGCCTCTACACGCTCTGAATTGTTGCAGCAAGAGCTTGATGATCTGAACAACCAAATCAAAAGCATGACCCATTCTCTTGAGATGGCCAAGGACCAGGCTCAAACCAGAGAAGCTCTAATGGCCAAACAACAAGAGGAAAGCACTTTGCACATTGAGGAGCTTAGGAAACACATTTCAGTTCTTGAGGCAGAAGTGAATCGACTGAAGCAGGAAATCCAGACTAAAGAGGCTGAGGTAGATGAGATGAAGAACGACAACTGTAAGGAGTCAGAAGCTCTAAAGAATGAGATCCAAACTCTTCAAGGTCAAGTACAGTGTTTGAATGAAGCACTGAAGAGTGCAACAGAGCAGGCTGAGGTTAAAGAAAACCTACTGAAACAAAAGGAATTTGAGTTTTCTCAGGAAAAGGACTCTTTACAAAACATGATGATGACCTCAGAAGATGAGGTAAAGCGGCTGAGGGAGCAGGTCGGGGCCAAAGAAGAACAACTGATCACACTTCAAAAAGAGGGCTCAATACACTCTGACATGCTACAACAAGAGATTGAAACTCTAAAGTCCAATGTGAATACTATGAGAGAATCTCTCACAAAAGCAGAGGAGGAGTTTCAAAAGCAGCTAGTTGTGCTTGAAAAACAGGAGCAGGAGAGCGTCGTCCAGAAAGAGCTGTTGCAGCGACAACTGTCTGCTTCTGAGGAAGAGATGAAGCGAATGAAAAATGATGTCCAGGCAAAAGAGGAACAGATGGTTCGGCTAGAGACTGAGGCCTCTACACGCTCTAAATTGTTGCAGCAAGAGCTTGATGATCTGAACAACCAAATCAAAAGCATGACCCATTCTCTTGAGATGGCCAAGGACCAGGCTCAAGCCAGAGAAGCTCTAATGGCCAAACAGCAAGAGGAAAGCACTTTGCAGATTGAGGAGCTTAGGAAACACATTTCAGTTCTTGAGGCAGAAGTGAATCGACTGAAGCAGGAAATCCAGACTAAAGAGGTTGAGGTAGATGAGATGAAGACTGACAAATGCAAGGAGTCAGAAGCTCTACAGGATGAGATCCAAACTCTTCAGGGTCAAGTACAGTGTTTGAATGAATCACTGAAGACTGCAACAGAGCAGGCTGAGGTTAAAGAAAACCTACTGAAACAAAAGGAATTTGAGTTTTCTCAGGAAAAGGACTCTTTACAAAACATGATGATGACCTCAGAAGATGAGGTAAAGCGGCTGAGGGAGCAGGTCGAGGCCAAAGAAGAACAACTGATCACACTTCAAAAAGAGGGTTCGGTCCACTCTGACATGCTACAACAAGAGATCGAAACTCTAAAATCCAATGTGAATACTATGAGAGAATCTCTCACAAAAGCAGAGGAGGAGTTTCAAAAGCAGCTAGTTGTGCTTGAAAAACAGGAGCAGGAGAGCGTCGTCCAGAAAGAGCTGTTGCAGCGACAACTGTCTGCCTCTGAGGAAGAGATGAAGCGAATGAAAAATGAGGTCCAGGCAAAAGAGGAACAGATGGTTCGGCTAGAGACTGAGGCCTCTACATGCTCTAAATTGTTGCAGCAAGAGCTTGATGATCTGAACAACCAAATCAAAAGCATGACCCATTCTCTTGAGATGGCCAAGGACCAGGCTCAAGCCAGAGAAGCTCTAATGGCCAAACAGCAAGAGGAAAGCACTTTGCAGATTGAGGAGCTTAGGAAACACATTTCAGTTCTTGAGGCAGAAGTGAATCGACTGAAGCAGGAAATCCAGACTAAAGAGGTTGAGGTAGATGAGATGAAGACTGACAAATGCAAGGAGTCAGAAGCTCTACAGGATGAGATCCAAACTCTTCAGGGTCAAGTACAGTGTTTGAATGAATCACTGAAGAGTGCAACAGAGCAGGCTGAGGTTAAAGAAAACCTGCTGAAACAAAAGGAATTTGAGTTTTCTCAGGAAAAGGACTCTTTACAAAACATGATGATGACCTCAGAAGATGAGGTAAAGCGGCTGAGGGAGCAGGTCGAGGCCAAAGAAGAACAACTGATCACACTTCAAAAAGAGGGTTCGGTCCACTCTGACATGCTGCAGCAAGAGATTGAAACTCTGAAAAAACAAGTATGTGACACGAGTGAGTATCTCACAAAAGCAGAGGAAAAGGTTAAAGTCCTTCAGGCAGAGTTGTCAGTTGTCAATGCGCTCGCAGCTGATAAAGACCAGAGTATAAACACACTCAGAGAGGAGGTCACTGCTCAAGCTAACTtggtacaaaaaacaaaagctgaagctgaagccAGTGAGAAAATGGTGGGTGAAATAAAACGGGAGAGCTCCAAACAGACCTATGTTCTCCAAAATGAGATCCAGAATTTGAAGGAGGAGGTGGAAAGGCTTCTGGCCAAAGAGCAGAAATTAGTTGAAACTCAGCAAGAGTCTGCTCAGCAAATAAACCTCCTTCAGCAACAACTTGCATCTGCAACTGCAGAGTTGACACAGAATGAAGCAACACATGCTGCAAACATCAGGTTGAAAGAAACCGTGCAGGAGATGCAGGTTACCACACTCAAGGAGAAGGAGGCTCTTGTTCAAGAAAAACAGGTGCTTTTGGTCAGAATACTCCAGGCAGAAAAGGATCACGAAGCCATAGTTTTTGAGAAGGAAAGACTTCTCCAAGCCAACCTGGCCCTTGAGAGGGAGAATGTAGCCTCACGGAAGCTTGAGTCTGTACTGCAGCAAGAGCTGGAAATACTGAAAATGCAGAATGAGAAATTGTTGAAAGAgcgagagaaagcagaagaaattGAGCTAATCAAGAGAGATCTGCAGGAACAGCTTGCCACTAAATCAGAGGCTGCTGAACACTACAAGGCTCAG ATGGAGAAGGCTGCAAATCATTACAACAGCAAGAAGCAGCTTCTCCAGCAAAGCCAAGAAGAAGTGGATGCTCTCAAGCTTTCTCTTGAAGCTAAAGAGCGTGAAATGCACACTATGATAATGGAAAAGAAAGTACTTCAGCTTGATTTGGACAAGGCTCAAGCCAATGAGAAGACACTTTCACACAGGGTGGCCAGCTTGGAGGCACAG CTGGCCTGTGCTGACCAGAATTTGAGAGTACAGAACAAGATTCATGCCACTGGAGGCAGTGCAACAGGCTCGTGTTTCTTTGAGGTGCCTTACTCAAACTCGGGGGTTTGCACTAGAGCACAGGTGAAGAGAGCTATGAGCTCAGATAGCCTGGACCAGAGCAGTCTGGAAGACTCTCTGAACTCCACAAG AAAACTGTCAGCGCCCGATGAATCCAGCACACCACTTGTTCGCAGTTCAGAACGCTTGGCAGCCAAACGCCGGGGTCTAAAGGCCGAGTCACTGGAAACTTTGTACTTTACTCCTATAAACACCAGACAAGTCAAGAG AACCGGAGCAGAGGAAATTATGGATTCAACCCAAAAAAATCCCACTTCGTCAGTCAAACGCCGAAGAACCACACAG ACCCCGGGCTGCGGCGAAGCTGATGAGACCTTCTACAGCCTGGCTTCAGCTCGCTCCCAGCCAAACCTTGCTAATGCAAACTCCGCCCGGCCCGTGTCTATGGAGCTGTTTGACACTCCCGCCAGAAGGACCAGCTGTGCCAGCGACCAACTCATTGGGCTTCCAGGGTACAGACGGAGCACCATCCACGTACAGC CCACCAGTACCTTCTGTGTCGGAGCAGAAAACGAGCCTGACGGTGGACCTGAAGACTGGCTGAGGATTGCGGAGCTCCAGGCCAGGAACAAGGCCTGTCTGCCTCATCTAAAGAGCAGCTACCCTGTTGAGTCTGAG ACTGGAAGGAGTGGTCCATTGGTTTTCACAGACGAAGAGCTACGTACAGGTGACCCGTCTGACACAATCCGCCGAGCGTCTATGGTTCCAAGCCAGCTGCGGGATTCCCTCATCTCCCATCGACAGTCTCTCATGTTGGGACAGGTGGGTGCTGCTGCTGGTACTCGCTCCGACCGTCTGTCCTTGATGCCAGGCCAACTACCCTCAAGGACCACCAGCTCCTATCAGCTGAGGAGCCCAAAAGGCACAAAGCAGTCTTCATCCACGTTGTCCCTACACCAAACTTCACCTGAG aaaaagatgaaagcCAGCTGCTTCCCTCGTCCACTCACCCCGAAAAACAGGAGCGTGAGCAGTGGTCCTTCTAGCTCTACTCTTCGTGCTGCCCTCAGCCCA GCTGACCGGAGGCAGTCAATGATGTTTACCATTGAAAACACCCCTAAAAGCAATAACTACCTGAAGAAACATCTGAACAAGCTACGCAGCTCTGCACGAAAATCCCCAGGCAACAGCTTAAAGAAGTCGCCCGCTCAGACGAGCGCACGCAAGTACCAGGAAAAAATGCCATCGGGTAGTTCACGTGCTGGTGTGAGACAAGCTGGGAGAACTGGAAACTTTAAATCACCTCAGGTGGTAATGAAAGGATCGAGGAAATCTCCCCAAGCCGCTAGCAGATCTGCAAAGTCTCCTGGATTGACAGCCAGTGCTCGCAAG ATGATGCGAAGGATGAAAGTCTGA